The DNA sequence CAAGTACTTAGAAGTTCATTTTGATCCAAATTCCGGAACGCTTTATAGCAAAATTGTGAGTGATACATCTAAAATTAGCAGGCAAGCCTTAAAAAATGAACTTCAACAGCTGGTTACCGCATCTGAAAAATTCACCCCTTCCAAATGGGTGCATAATGCTGATGCCGATGAGCTTAATTGGTCAATTGTCAGCCAAGTATGGTTTGCTGGGCATATCATTCCCCCAATGTATGCATCCGGTATTAAAAAAATTGCGTTTTGCATTGACACACACCCCAACAAATTGATCAAGTTACAGGAGGTCATGGGAGAAATACATCATAAAATGGGAGACAGCCCTGAATGCAAAGTATTTAATTCAGTAAAAGCTGCCATGTTTTGGGTTGAATAGATATCTTAAAATACTCATTCACCTAGCATATAACATTCATTTCCTTTAGTTATATGAGGTAAACCCTGATACAAAAAATCAGGCATGTGACTTCCTTCTCACGCCCAAAAATTGAACCCTTCCATTAGTAACTATTAAAAAAGTACTACCTAACCTCACGCTATCAACACTAAATACAAAGGGCTGTATTTAAAATATGATAACAAAATACTTCCACGACTATGTGGTATTTATTCTTCTTTTTTAATAAATTACTATAAGTAACTGATAAAGAACCAAGTAAATAGATGTTTCACAGTTGATTTATAAGCTACTTTATTAGAGTATAACAGCTCCTTACAAATCTCATACATGTACAACTGGTGAGGCAACTCACCCTCAACAGTATCTCTACTCGTTAGGTCGGTAAACTAAGAAACTGCTTTTGATTGCTACTCAAACCGTATTGTCAATATCTTGTCGTGAAGTTACGGAATCCTTTTCCCTCCAAAGCTAATCTTCTAGCATGTATCTCTTCCTGTACAAGCACATTGAAAATACTTTAAGAGTTATCTTAGTACAATGCTTCTGCTTTGCCGAAGTGTTGTAACCGATTGCTTTTAACCAGTGTTCAATATCCACTAACCAGTTAAAAAGCACGACTATGCGCTCGCTTTACAATAACGGCAACCAGTCTATAAAAGAAGTTGCTATGACAGAAGAAGAAGTATGGAAAGAAATTGACTTCACAGACAAAAAGTACGAAATCAGTAATTTCGGAAGAGTCAGGTCATATGCCCGTTCCTCGAAAGGGGAAATCATCAAGGGTCGTGACATTGGAGGTGGTTACCTCTCAATCGATTGTAAGATCAATGGCACTAAGAAATCATTTTATGTACACCGTCTTGTAGCTCAACACTTTCTTGAAAAACCATCCAAGAATGCTAACATTGTCATTCACAAGGATGGTGACAAGTCCAACAATCACCTTTCAAACCTAGAATGGTGCAGTTTAAGGGACAGATTTGAAACCAAACGTAAATATCTACCCAATTACTCCGAAGCGTTTGTTCAAGGCTGCAAGAAAAGTCAGAAGACAACCGTAAAACCTCAAGATGGTCATGACTATTTTGAGTTTGGCAGTAAATATCATCGGGTTTCCGATAATGGCTCCTGCTTATTTATTAGAGTCAATATGGGTGGCAAATGGAAAAGTCTGGCCTTAGCAGAAATCGTTCTTGAACGAATAGGTATTCCAAAGCCAAGTCCACAACATAAATTGGCTTACAAGGACTGGAACTACAAAAATCTTAACCCAGCTAACCTGTTTTGGGAAACACAAGCAGAAAAATCAAGACGTCTGCTTGAAGCAAGACCTCTGCAATTAGCCCGAATCAGGAAAATGGGACTCTCCCACCGCAAAAACATTCCTAGCAAGAAGAAAGAACTTATTAAGAAATACCTTGATGAAGGTAAGAGTATAGCAAAAATCAGTCGATTGCTGGATATTGGCTATACAAGACTCTATAACTACATCAACAAATCTGAATTAGCTTGATCAATCAATACCACTATCACAGATAGCTGTTATAAAATACAGCCCTGAAAACTTATTAAGAAACTAATTCCAAACCCTAACAAACTCACAGATTTGTTAGGGTTTTCTTTTTACTATATTTTTTTAGCGAAATTTCGCAAATATTTTATTATTAGATTAATCATATATATAAATCACTATTAAATCATAATAACACATCAATATTGATATATTACAATATATAAAACAACCTAACCAAACTGAAAAAGTATTTTAGCGAAATTTCGCTTTTATATTATTTTTCGCTTACATATATTTGAATTATCGAAAAGACAACACAAACCCAATACTATACGCAAATGGAAAAAATAAACCTGACGACTGATGTAGCCAACATCGAAATACTAGGAACTATCACTCCTGAGTATGAAACAATCTTAACGAATGAAGCATTGGCTTTTGTAGGAAAACTGCACAACAGATTTAACAGCCAAAGGAAAGCACTGCTAGCCAAAAGGGCAGAGAGACAAAAACAATTGGATAAGGGTGAGATGCCCAACTTTCTGGCTGAAACGGCAAGTATACGTAACAGCGAATGGACTGTAGCTGACATACCTGCGGATTTACAAGACAGAAGAGTTGAAATCACAGGTCCGGTTGACCGCAAGATGATTATCAA is a window from the Limibacter armeniacum genome containing:
- a CDS encoding NUMOD4 domain-containing protein, with amino-acid sequence MRSLYNNGNQSIKEVAMTEEEVWKEIDFTDKKYEISNFGRVRSYARSSKGEIIKGRDIGGGYLSIDCKINGTKKSFYVHRLVAQHFLEKPSKNANIVIHKDGDKSNNHLSNLEWCSLRDRFETKRKYLPNYSEAFVQGCKKSQKTTVKPQDGHDYFEFGSKYHRVSDNGSCLFIRVNMGGKWKSLALAEIVLERIGIPKPSPQHKLAYKDWNYKNLNPANLFWETQAEKSRRLLEARPLQLARIRKMGLSHRKNIPSKKKELIKKYLDEGKSIAKISRLLDIGYTRLYNYINKSELA